One Dermacentor albipictus isolate Rhodes 1998 colony chromosome 10, USDA_Dalb.pri_finalv2, whole genome shotgun sequence genomic window, CAAGCTGCAGTGAAAATACAATACCACTATTAGAACACAACGGAAATGAGAGGAAATGAAATTGCCACAGCGGCCAATTCCAGACAcacagggggggagggggggggcagagaGTGTAAAGGGAATTATGGCATTTCATTTCACATTCTCGTCAAAAACAGAGTTCTATATAAACTTCTCTAATATAAAATGCTACAGAAGATTGCAGCACCGACACCCTCAGCCCAGATTAATTCTTTTTGAATGCCTTCATAACGCAAGCCAAGAACTACTCTAGCAGGTAGTATAGAAAGAAGCAGTGTCATAGCCTATCCTGCCTTTTCTCAGTTCATCTCCGAACCCAATGCAATTCTACCCCAATGTAATTTTTGCACATATGATAGCGGAGCTGCTGAACTAAAGTGAATCCATAATGAAAGGGAGGAAGGGGAAAGCAGAAACTGGAAGGTGCAGATAGCACAGAAATACAAGACGAGATGGTCACCATAAGCTGAAGTAcgtctccccaatttaccctgTCACCCTTTAGCAGTTCATTTTAGAGACTTGTATAACGCCAGCCACGGACCTTTAGATATACTAATTGCAAGTTGCTGGCACCATTAAAAGCGACATTTTATCACCACTTCACTTGACTAACACATTTCACGTTCTTGCTACAGTTCAATCTTTCGCAATTCCTGAACAACTGCAAAGTTCTGTTTCTTGCACACTGGTTGGGAAAACACTGGGTAATGCAGCAGTGTTTCAGCCGAGCCTTTACAGTTTGCTCCACTCAAGACTGGAGTGCCCTGATAACTTGCACATAGCCGCCAAGTTAGAATATTAGTGTGCAAGCACACGACATCGTGACATAGAATACTGCCCGCAGTGCATGACAGAGCCTATTGAACAAAGTGCAAGGGTGAATGAACTTTTTTTCAATGTCGCCAGCATCCCTGGGAGATGCACTAATCAAAATTGCGAAAGCAGCACAATCCTCAGCCTCTGTGCGTGAAATCTGAGCACAGCAGACCGTAAGCAACGCACAGCGAAAACTGTCTAATAGGACTGTCAATTTTGTTTTAACTATGCTAGTGTTAGTAGAGGACATATTAAAAAACCTGCCTAGTACCCTCAACGAGGACAAGTCCTTATATTAAAGTATTACATGTATCACCAGTCTGAGGGATCTCTTGTTGAGCTGCTGTTGATGGCTGCCTGTAGAAACTGCGTTACACAGGCGCAAGAAATGAAATTAACTGTTAAACAGCATTCATGCTTAATGTCATTAACGCAGTGCAAACCAAATATACTTAATGGCATCAAAGCTTAATGCCAGTTGCAGTGTAGTGCGTTCGCACATCTCATTaggccgtcgaatgcgtacttCAGCTCCCAATGTTAGCAGTAATGGCTACACAAGTTTCTAAAGCAAACTAAAATTGTCCTACATAAAGTATGTCTATTAGTGCTTTTAGTGGCATTTCTTGCATCTTTACTCCCtgaataattaaaaataaattgttgcAATTCTAAACACACTTGCAGGAGTTACTACAGCTTGATCATCATGACATTTCTTGCCATTAAAAGTGCAGGACCAAACACCAACTTTCTATCAAATGGCTTTAAGGAAGTAATTAAAGTCCAAGGCAACAGCATTTACCTTCCCTGTGTAGCACAGGCACAAGGTATTAATGCATGAAGGATCTCCTGAAGCAAGATTACAAATTTATGGGTGTCAATCAAAGTTGAAACAACCTAATTGCTCCCCTATAAAGTGCTGTTGGAGATTTTAAGAATGTAGAAACttaacgaatttttttttctaagcaatTACACTGTGTGATTGGCATGGTGAGGTTTGCTATGTTGAAGTGTACAAGGAAGCTCCAATTCAAAGTGTACTTTAGGACTGCTGTAAAAAACCTTGTGTTCCAAGTTTGGTTAGGTTTTttgcataaatgaaaaaaaaaattgtcacctACCCAGAAGAAGCTCCAATTACACGTGCCCACACATGTACAAAATTATGTAAATAGTCCTCAGACAAAGCTACATAGTTCAAGAAAAATTCACGCAGGTCTGGAAAACTAATTGGACGACGATGCTTTTTTGAGATGACTCgtacagttcttttttttgtcatttcagaAGGCTACTTTGGGTCAAAGTAACAATTTTCTCATGAAACCCGTTCCACTTTGTATGTTCACAAAAGCTTCCTTGCATAAACAGAAATGATGAACGTCCCTGAATTCCTTAATTCTAATTCGGCTCGAAACAGCGATCTTGAATCAGCTGTTGCAATTGCCACACAAGTTCATTCTATTTCCCCATGCTCCAGTTTAAGATTAAACGAGACGATAAAAAGAAATTACCGAAAaagcaaggcttttttttttagccagaGCACTGTTGCAATCTGAAGTGCCATCTGTCAGTGCGGCATGCAACTACCCTGGCTTTAAGATGACTTGTTTAAAATTATATGAAAAGCACAGGTTTTTATGGTTTAGTTTTTAACTACGAAACatttactttttttgtttgttgcttCTGAATCACCCAGTATATAACCAACACCATAAGAATGCCACTAACACATTGAAAAGTAGGCACAGCCTTTGCACTGAGAAAGTAATATGGCATACAGTGCGCAAATACCGCAGCGATGAAATGTCACAACTTGTGCCAAGGACTTTTTAGTTAAGATGGTTCTCTTCACTGTCTGAACGAAGCACTGACTGTCAAAATAGGTTGTGCCTAGTCTACAATGCATTAGGCGTCGTAAGATGCAGCAAAGAACTTTGGACATTCAAGTTTCGCCTGACCATTCCTCAAGTACAACGCCATCCTACAAGCGGTGAGACAGCAAATTGTTAACAGGCACATTTGTTGTCTGCTAGTCGTAGGAACAGATGCCACAGGTACGCGATTGGGACGCCTGCAGCAAACTTTAAGAGTGCATCAATTTTCCTGTTTTGTGGCCACATTCTGGAAGTCGCATTTTTGGGAAAAGTGCATAACAGTCCTCATGCATACACTAAAATAATTTCTAATGATGAGAGCACTAAAGTGAGAAATTTGTCGCAGGCGATGCACCGCCAAGTCTTTGGAACATTGCTTGTGCCTATTTCCTTCTCCGACATAAGTGTCATTGGTTTTAAAACAAAACGTCACAGAAGGTATAGGAGAGGGGGACAAAGACAAAAAGCCACAGGCTCCTGAGCTACTGTGAAAACAGGAGCAAGGAACATGGCAAACAAGTACTGCCCTTGCTGTGGATCAGGGGGTTGTACAATTAACGACAAGTCCTGCAATACCAGCGCCACGAAATAGGACCGCAAGTGAACCGGCCCTGAAGCACTGTTTGGTCACCCCGGATTACAGTGCAACATCCTCGAGAGTGTGGTCAACCGCTGCTGACTATGGAAAGCTGCTAGCTTCGGCCAACGTCTACACTGTTAACAATGCTGCCGGAAAAGGCTGCTTAACAATAGCTCACTGCTTCAactgtcgaatgttccagtctcaCAAGGTGAGAAATACTGATTCACGTGCCAGAGATgaccaaaacaaaaacaaatgccccaattgaacaaaaaaaattgaggcAGACTGGCAGCAGCACACCCCCCCTCACCCCCAGAGCTCGAGTGCCCCTCGCGTCTGCCGGCTATACATATGACAGAAGGCGCAACAAAGTGAACGCTGCTTTGCGCTCCCGCTGCAGACGTCCTGTTTCCTTAGAGTGCAAAATACTGCTTCCCCGTGGAAGCACAAAAATGTAAAAACAAAATAGGCAATGCACATCCATCATAAAAACAACACGGACCCGTCACTGTTGCCTGCCTCCTAAAGCACTGTTGTGTCAGCAGACAAGCTCGCTGCCTCCCCCGTCAGTGAGGCACGTGGAAGCCATACCCACAGCTCTGTGCTGAAGTGTCACAAGACCTTCCTGCCAATGCTGCAGCCGCTGCCACTtcacaaaaaggaaaaacagaaTCAAAGGGTGCTTCCAGCACAAAAACGAGACAATTCCGTTCACAGTCCCTGGTCACCCACACCTTTACTAAAGTGCCGTAGCATCTGCCGAAAGGCCAGCCGGAGGCATTTCTCGCCGCCGTGGTATTGACTCGCCGCTGCTCACGATCGGACAGGCGCTTCCGCCCATCAGGTGCTGCCTGTCGTGAATCAGGTGGCAGACGATGCGCGGCCGGTCGCGTGGGCCCGACACGGTGAACTTGGAGATGCCCGCGTTGGGGCTGATGCGCAGGGCCTGGCTACGGCCGCCGGGCACGCAGCAGCCGAGGTCTTCGACGAGGTGCCGGACCATCTCGCGAAGGAGGGCCCCGTGGCTCACGACGAGGATGCTTGCCAGCAGCGCTCCCCCACCCCCAACACCGTCGCCTTCGTCCGACGAACTACAAGCCGAGAGCTTCCGCGGCGGGTTGGTGGCGGGCCACTGCTCAACGAGTGGGGAGAGAGAGACGTTGGGGGCTGGGTCTGTCGCCGCAATGCTGGCATCATCAGTGCTTGGGCCAAGCGCTGCGCGGATGAGTTCGTCGGCAAAAGAGGGCGTCGTAGCTGATGATGGAGAATTGTGGGAAGGTGGGAACGCAGACGGCGAGCTGCTCAGCGATGACGGCAGTGAAGGAGTCTGCTCTTCGCGTTTACGTT contains:
- the LOC135907337 gene encoding fructose-2,6-bisphosphatase TIGAR-like isoform X1, with translation MFALTLVRHGETLHNKDNVIQGQLDVPLSSIGLEQAELLGKHLQQQRFTHVYSSDLSRAKQTAMSILEKNRVTPGPIIEDQRLRERKFGTVEGQSFGYLKEASNKANQSVSSFTPPGAETLDQVRKRAVSFFEDLCQLLRGAYLTEDQENLSPSKRKREEQTPSLPSSLSSSPSAFPPSHNSPSSATTPSFADELIRAALGPSTDDASIAATDPAPNVSLSPLVEQWPATNPPRKLSACSSSDEGDGVGGGGALLASILVVSHGALLREMVRHLVEDLGCCVPGGRSQALRISPNAGISKFTVSGPRDRPRIVCHLIHDRQHLMGGSACPIVSSGESIPRRREMPPAGLSADATAL
- the LOC135907337 gene encoding fructose-2,6-bisphosphatase TIGAR-like isoform X2, which codes for MSILEKNRVTPGPIIEDQRLRERKFGTVEGQSFGYLKEASNKANQSVSSFTPPGAETLDQVRKRAVSFFEDLCQLLRGAYLTEDQENLSPSKRKREEQTPSLPSSLSSSPSAFPPSHNSPSSATTPSFADELIRAALGPSTDDASIAATDPAPNVSLSPLVEQWPATNPPRKLSACSSSDEGDGVGGGGALLASILVVSHGALLREMVRHLVEDLGCCVPGGRSQALRISPNAGISKFTVSGPRDRPRIVCHLIHDRQHLMGGSACPIVSSGESIPRRREMPPAGLSADATAL